From a region of the Mycolicibacterium sp. MU0050 genome:
- a CDS encoding DUF3040 domain-containing protein, protein MPLSEHEQRMLDQIESALYAEDPKFASSVRGGTLRAPSARRRFQGLALFVVGLALLVSGVMIKATWIGDLPALSVLGFIVMFGGVVFAVTGRREHAADLKLVDGPSGAARMKKSRGTGGSFTSRMEDRFRRRFDE, encoded by the coding sequence ATGCCACTCTCCGAGCATGAGCAGCGCATGCTTGATCAGATCGAGAGCGCGCTCTACGCCGAGGACCCGAAGTTTGCGTCCAGCGTCCGTGGCGGCACCCTGCGCGCCCCGTCGGCCCGCCGTCGCTTTCAGGGCCTGGCGCTGTTCGTGGTCGGGTTGGCTCTGCTGGTCTCCGGCGTCATGATCAAGGCCACCTGGATCGGGGACCTGCCGGCACTCTCGGTGCTCGGGTTCATCGTGATGTTCGGTGGCGTGGTGTTCGCCGTCACCGGTCGCCGCGAGCATGCCGCGGACCTGAAGCTGGTCGACGGCCCGTCGGGCGCCGCTCGGATGAAGAAGAGCCGGGGCACCGGTGGATCGTTCACCAGTCGGATGGAAGACCGCTTCCGGCGTCGTTTCGACGAGTGA